CGGGGCGAATGAACGCACGTGGTTCGATGGCATCTCCTACGAAGCCGCCGCGCCGGTGAACGCGGTCCGCTATGTGGATGCGACCACCGGCAATACGACGCGCTGGGACGCCACGACCTTCGCACCGGCTGCCGATGGTGTGACCGGCGCGGACAACAATTGGGAGCGGCGAGCGCTTGGAAACAGCGGCACGGTCTTCGAAGCGAACTTCGAGGCTCCGGAAAACGCACCGCTGCTGGTGACCGAGTTGACCGGTCTGACGCCTTCGACCTCCTACGTCCTTTACGCCTACTTCTGGACCGATGGTGGAAACTGGCGGCTCAAGGCATCCGTCAGTGTCGGCGACATCCAGATCAATGGCACGCCGGGAAACCTGGCCGACGACTTCCTCCCCACCACGCCGCCCACGCATTTCGCGGCGAACGACAACGCCGGGGGCACCGCCACGGTGGGCTCGCTGGCCTCGGCCACGACGTTCACGATTGCTCCGCTGGTCACGGAAGGAAATCGCACGCTGATGCACGCAAACCTCGGCACCGCGACCAGCGACGCGGGCGGCTCGATCAAGGTTTACATCGACGACTTCGCCGCCGGCAGCGCGGTGCCGCGCACGTGGTATGATGGCGTCGGCTACAAGCCGGCCCTGGCGCTCGAGCCGGCGCAGGACGAGGACGGCGATGGACTGACCAATGGCCAGGAGGCAACGCTGGGCACCGATCCCTACTTGGTCGATACCGACGGGGATTCCCATGGCGACAAGGTGGAGGTCGATGCGGGCTCCGATCCGCTCAAGGCCACGTCGATCCCGCCGCTGCCAGGCAACGGCATCGGCATCGCTCCGGACGGCGCGTGGACGTGGTTCAATGATGAGCGCGCGATCTTCCATCAGGGTTCGCTCTTCACCGGCTACGTGAAGGGCAACGGCCAGTATGGCATCACCCGCTACGATCCCGCGGCGCATGAGGTCTTTCACATGGTCATCAGCACCGCGGCCTCGCAGCAGCAGGATGACCACAACAACCCGTCGATCACCGTGTTGCCAGATGGGAAGCTGCTGGTGATCTACTCGAAGCATCATGGCGGCTCGCAATTCTATCAGCGCACCTCGCTGGTGCCGCTGCCGTCCACCAATGCCGATTGGGGCCCGGAGATCACGGTGGCGATGCCGAACAACCACACCTACTCAAACGCCTACCTGCTAACCGGGGAAAGCAACGCGATCTACAATTTCTCCCGCTGCGTCAACTTCAACCCGACGATCACCAAGTCGCTCAACAACGGTGTCACCTGGGAGACGCCGCAGCAGATGATCGAGGTCGGCACCAATAACGTGCGGCCCTACTCGCGCTATTGCTCGAACCACACCGACCGCATCGACCTGATCTATACCGACGGCCACCCGCGGGACGTGGACAATTCGATCTACCACATGTTTTACAAGGCGGGCGCGTTCTGCAAAACCGACGGGACGCTGATCGACACGATGGCGAACCTGCCGCTCGACCATCAGGGCGGGCAACGCGGGTCGGTGATCTATCAATATTCCAATGCGGCGTGGGGCTTGGGGCAGGGGCCGGACCACTGGATCCCCGGTGCGCGAGGGTGGACGTGGGATGTTCACTACGGCACTGGCGGGAATCCGGTGTGCGTGTTCCAGGTGCAGACCGGCACCGATGCGACGTGGGCGACCTCGCGGATCTTTTACTACTTCGCCCGCTGGAACGGCACGGCTTGGGAGCGGAAGTTCATCGCTCAAGGCGGGCGCGGCATTTACGCGGCGGAGTCGGATTACGGCGGCGGCATGTCGATCGATCCCTCGCACCCGAACGTCATCTACATTTCCTCGAACGCGGCGAATCCCTTCAACCTCGCCGACGTCAGCAACGTGCCGCTGCGGGCGAATGCGCGCTATGAACTCTACCGCGGTGTCACCACCGATGGCGGGCAGACCTTCACGTGGGAGCAGCTCACCACGAATTCGGAGCGCGATAATCTGCGGCCGATCGTGCCGGAGAACCACGGCTACGAACGCGCGCTGCTGTGGTTCAACGGCACCTACAGCTCCTACACCAACTACAACACGCGGGTGCTGGCGATCATGGAGAACAGCCTCTCGATGCGCTCGTCGAGCTTCGGCGGGAACACCGCCACGCTGACGTGGAACTCCTCGCCGGGTCAGATGTATCGAATCACCGGTTCGGCCGATCTTGCCGGCTTTCCACTGGAGGCGGCCGCTGCGATCGAGTCGCAGGGCGGTACCACGAGCCACACGTTTGCCTTTCCACTGCCGCTCCATAACGCTCCCAAGGCGTTCTTCCGCGTCGAGACCGAGTGAGCGGCGCGGTCAATCTTCCCATCGACAAGTTTCAACCGGGCTTTTAGGCTGTGAAAAACCCTATTTTGAGCGAACTCACGCGCATCCTCGAGACGGCTGGCGGGAACGCACTCCCCATGTCGGCGGAGCTGTTGCCGCTGGTCTATGACGAGTTGCGCAATGTCGCGCGCGCGCGCATGTCGGATCTGGCTCCCGGCCAGACGCTGCAGCCGACCGCGCTGGTCCACGAGGCGTGGCTCAAGCTTTCCAGCGAGGAAGGCCGGGTGTGGAACGACCGCGCGCACTTTTTCCGCGCTGCGGCGCAGGCGATGCGCCAGATCCTGGTGGACCGCGCGCGCGCCAAGTCCACCCGCAAGCGCGTCGTGAACCCGGAGGTCTTCGAGATGCAGCAGTTTGACCTCGCCGATGCGACGCTCGACGAGCGCGTGCTGCTGGTGGACGAGATGATGACCCGTCTAGAGGCCGAAGAGCCGGACAGCGTGCGGCTGATCACCCTCAAGTTTTTCGGCGGGCTCACCAACCAGGAGATCGCGGCGATGGATGGCGTGACCGAGCGGACCGTGGAGCGCCATTGGGCCTACGCGAAGGCGCTGCTCTTCCAGATGATCCGCGATGAGACCGGCGATGAAGCAGCCACCGTCGATTAACCGGCTGCTGTTTGTTGCGGCATCGAACTTTTCCACCGCGGAGGAAAGGCGGGCGTTCCTTGAATTCGCCTGTCGCGACGATGAGGCGCGGCTTAAGCGGCTGGAGGTTTTGTTAGAGGCACGCGGCGAAGCGGAGGAATTCTTCGAGTTCCAGCCGGCGGTGGAGCCGGTCCTCGAGACGCCGGGCGAAGGGGAGGGCGGGCTGGGCGCGCGCATCGGTCCGTATCGGCTGATCGACCGGCTCGGTGCGGGTGGCTGTGGCGTCGTTTATCTCGCCGAGCAACAGGAGCCAGTGAAGCGCAAGGTGGCGCTCAAGATCATCCGGCTCGGCATGGATACGGAGAGCGTGATCGCGCGCTTCGCGATGGAGCGGGAAGCGCTGGCGCTGATGGATCACCCCAACATTGCGCGGGTGCTCGATGCGGGCACCACCGCCTCGGGGCGTCCGTTCTTCGTGATGGAGCTGGTGGATGGCGAAAGGATCACCGACTACTGCGACCGCAAGCGGCTCGGCCTGCGTGAACGGCTGGATCTTTTCACGCGCGTCTGCGAGGCGATCCAGCATGCTCACCAGAAGGGTGTCATCCACCGCGACATCAAGCCGTCGAACGTGCTGGTGCGCGATCATGATGGCCGCGCGGAACCGAAGGTCATCGACTTCGGCATTGCCAAGGCCACCGCCGGCGGGTTCGACGGCGAGGTGACCTACACGAAGGTCGGCCAACTCGTCGGCACGCCCGCTTACATGAGTCCGGAGCAGGCGGAAGGAGGCACGGACATCGACACGCGCAGCGACATTTACAGCCTGGGCGCGATGCTGTGCGAACTGCTGACCGGCCGGGCTCCCTTCAGCCCTGAGCAATTCAAGGACCGCGGCCCCGATGAGATACGCAGCATCTTGCGCGAGGAGGAGACCGGGATGCCGTCGAACCGGCTGCGCAGCATTTCGAAGGACGAGATCGGAACGATCGCGGAGCACCGCGCCGCCGACCCGCAGCGGCTGCCGGGGCAGCTTGCCGGTGACCTGGACTGGATCGTCATGAAGGCGATCGAGAAAGACCGGACCCGCCGCTACGAGACCGCGAATGGTCTGGCGATGGACGTGCATCGCTATCTCAATGAGGAGCCGGTGCTCGCGCGTCCGCCGAGCCGCGGCTACCTGCTGATGAAGATGGTGCGGCGCAACCGCATCACCTTCGCCGCTGGCAGCGTGGCGCTGGCCGGCTTGCTCGGTGGCTTCGGGGTTTCGACGTGGCTGTTCCTCCGCGAGAAGGATGCCCGCGAGGAGCAGGCTCGGCTGCGGCTGGTGGCCGAGCAGGCCCGCGTCAATGCCGAGGAGGCGCGCGCCAACGAGGAAGGACTGCGCAAGAAGGCCGAGGCGGCGGACCTGGTGACTCAGGCGGCCGTGCTGGTGCGCTACAAGGAGATGGCACAAGCCGACGAATTGCTGGCGGCGCTCGTCCCCGATCAGACCCCGCGGTCCCTGGAGGCGGCGGACACGCTGAGGGCGGTGGCGGAGTGGAATCTCACGCAAGGGCGATGGCAGGCGGCGGCGGAACGCTTCAGTGCGCTGGTCCCGGTCATCACCAGTGTGGACCTGACCGATACCGACCAAACCTCGCGGATCCTGATGCCAGCGGCCACCGCCATCAAGGAATGGGGGCAGCCGGAGCAGTACAAACGCTTCCGCGAGCTGGCGATAAGCCGCTTTGCGGAGTCGGCGAATCCGGCGGTCGCCGGACAGGTGGTCAAAGCCATCCTCCTGGAGCCGGCGGACAGCGGCACGCTGAAAGCCGTGACACCCTTGGCGGCGGTGCTGGAGGCGTCAATGAAGGGGGAGGAGATGGAGAAGAATCCATACCTCGCGGGGTGGCGGCAGTTCTCGCTCGCACTGGCTGCCTATCGCCAAGGGTATCTCGACACGGCGGGCTACTGGACCCGGCGGAGTTTGGCCTCGCCCGCGAGCACCGGCTCGCTCACCACGTCGAATCGCATCTTGCTGGCGATGATCGATTTCAAGCAGGGGCGGATTGACGATGCGCGGGCTGCATTGAAGGACGCCCGCCAACAGGTCGGGAAATGGGAGGCCGCCCCCTTCCAGCTTGGAGCGACGGTGGACCTCTGGTTCGACTGGGGGAACGCGCGGATTCTGCTGGGGGAAGCGGAGCGGATGGTGGCGCCGCCGAAAGACTGAGGAGACCCCGGTTTTGTTCTGGGAGGGAGGGGAGGCGTTTGAAGCGGTCCGCGGCACGGGCCGTTCACCATCCGTAGATCCCGCAGGTCGCGTCCTTTGACAGGAATCGATTCAGTGATCCTGTGGGGCACCCCGGAAAAAGTTGCGGAGCCGTGTCGGGGTTTTCGGCGGCTTCTCGTTTGTCCCTTGAATCCCACTTCCTCGGCGTGCTTGCCGAGGACGTCCCCAAGCCCGGGGGACGACTTGATCCCCGCCAAATCCAGAGTTCGTAACCCAATGAAATCCAATAATTCATCGATTTATTCGTTCGCATCGTCCGTATCCCGAGCGGCAGCGATCATGGCTCTCGCCGCCACGCCCGGTGCCTATGCCGTCAGCGCCACCTGGAACGGAACGACCGATGCCACCTGGGCGACCGCAGGGAACTGGAGCGCTTCGCCGGTGCCCGGAACCGCCACCGGTGAGATTGCCACCTTCGCCAATGCCGGTGGAGCGGATGATGTGATCAATCTGGGAGGCGGAGTCAGCATTCGCACCCTCGCTTTCGACAATGCGGCCGCGGCCGCCTACACCATCGGAACGGGCGCGGCCGGCAGCCAAAACCTGACGCTGGAAGGCACGGGCGCTATCACGATGAGTGCCACCGTGGCGGCGAACCAGTTGGTCAATGCCAACGTCAACCTCGGGACCGCCGCGGGAGCGGAGGCCTTTACGATCACCAACAGCAAGGCGGCGGCTTCCAATAGCCTGACCATCGCGGGCGGGATCTCCACCACCCAGACGGGAGCCAAGTCGCTGACGGTCAACGGCACGGGCGTGATCAATATCAGCGGTGCGATCGCCAACGGCAGTGGCACGATCGCCCTCGCCAAAGCGGGTGCCAACGTGCTGACGCTTTCCGGTGCGAACAGCTACTCCGGCGGCACCACCATCACTGGTATCCTGAATGCCTCGAACAACACCGCGCTGGGCAGCGGCAACGTGACCGTCAATGGCGGCGTTGCGGGCAACCAACTCCAGCTTGGCAGCGGCGTCACGATGGCCAATTCCCTGACGCTGGCCGGTGGCGGCGCTACCGCCCAAGGGGCCTTGTGGGTCCCTGCGGGAAGCGCGACTTACGACGGGACGATTGCGATCACCGGTGCGGTCACGGCGGGCGCTTTCTTCGCTACCGGCGGCGGCACGCTTACCCTCAACAACAACATCACCAGCACGGGTCCTGCGGTCACCGTGCGGACCGGATACGTCAAAGTCACGGGTGCCCAGAGCTACACCTCCGGCACCACCTTGGCAAACGGGGGCGCGGCGATTCAATTTGTCCGGACCACGTCCATGCCGGCCACCGGAGCGGTGACCATGACCACCGGCACCACGCTTTCCGCCAATGTCGGAGGCGCGGGTCAATTCACTTTGGGAGCGGGCACCAACACCGCTGGTACGATCGGCGGATTGATTGCCGGCGTCGGCGGTCAAGGGGCTGCGGTCGTCCTTCCGGCGGGATCGCAGATCGGCATCGACACCACGGACGCGGCCGGCACGCAGACGTGGAGTGCCCCGTTCACCACGACGAACAACGTCGGCTTGGTGAAGCTGGGAACAGGCACGCTGGAGTTGACCAGCGGCGGCACCTACACGGGGGGCGGTGCCCAAGGGTTCCCCCTCATTGCCCGCCAAGGAACGCTGCTGCTCAGCGGCGGCACCCACACCGCCAATGGTGAGGTGGTCGTGGGCGGCACCTTCGGCACGGCGCCGGGAGCTCCTGGCTATGACGCCACCCTGCAGGTGGACGCGGGATCGCTTACCACCACGGGCTACCTTTCGCTCGGTCGCGGCAATGGCACCGGAGCCGTTTCCTCCAACCTGACGGTCAACAACGCCGCCACGGTCACCGCGGCGAACTTCAGCGCGGGCTTCAACGTCGCTGCGGCCAATCTTCCCAAGGGTGCGGTCACCCTTAACAACACCTCGGCGCTGACCGTCAGCGGCATCTATCGTTTGGGCGAATCGACCGGGTCGAACATGACGATGACGCTGAACAATTCCGCGCAGCTCATCGCATCCGCGGGAGTCGGCGCCAAGCGCATCGGCGATGCGGGAACCGGTGTTTTGACGCTCAACGATTCCAGCTCGGCTGCCTTTGGCACCGGTCCGACGGCCGGCACGGCTCTCGGGGTCCAGATCGGTGCCGTCGGTGGCAATGGCACGGTCAATATCAACGGCGCGGCCACGGCCACCTTCAGCGGACCGACGCTGTCGCTGTATGTCGGCTATCGCACGGGCACGGGTGTCGTCAATATGACGGGCGGCACCTTGACCACGACCGGCGAAGTGCGGGTCGGTGGTTCGGACGTCAATGGTGCCGACAACGGGAGCGGCACCTTCAATCTCTCCGGCGGAGCGGCGAACCTCGGTGGCGGGCTGACCTTGGGACGCGGCAACAACGCCGCCGCCTTGCTGACCGGCACGGCGAACGTCAGCGGCGGCACACTCACTCCGCAGACCGACATCATTCTGGGATTCGCTGGAGCCGCCGGCACCCTTGGAAAGATGGTGATCAGCGGGACCGGTGTGGTGAATGTCGGCCCTACGGCCGCTAGAACGTTCGTGATGAGCACCTTCGATACCGCGAAGTCCCAGCTCGATATCACAGGTGGATCGCTCAATCTCGGCAACAATTCTTCGATCAAATTCTTCACCGGTAACGTGGGGACCTCGGGAACTGCGGTCGTCAATCAGACGGGCGGCGCGGTGACTTTCTACAGCGATGCCGGCACGACGGTGGGGGGCACGGGCGTGCTTGATCTCGCGGTTTTCGGCTCCGCCACCTCTGCCAGCACCTACAACCTCGACGGCGGCATCCTGACCGTGCCGTCGGTCGTTTCCTCGAACACCGCGGGAACGCGCCTCTTCAACTTCAATGGCGGCACGCTCAAGGCGGCGGTGGACGGCACGCTCCTGAACCTCACCACGACCTCGGCCACCGTCCGGGCAAATGTCCGTGACCTAGGCGCGACCATCGACACCAACGGGCGTAACGTCACGATCCCGCAGGCGCTCGAAGCCAGCACGGTCCTCGGCGACGTCGGTAACGGCGGCCTCACCAAGAAGGGAGCGGGCACGCTGAAGCTCAGCAGCTTCTCCAACACCTACACCGGCACCACCAACGTGGATGCCGGGACGCTGGATCTCGACGGCGTTGTGAACTCGAACGTCGTCGTGAAAAGCGGAGCCGTCCTCACCGGGGTCGGCACGACGAACGGCACGCTGACGATGCAGGGCGGGTCCACGCTTACGGCTTCGACCACCGCGCCACTTCTCACCAATGGCGTTGTTTTCTCAGGTCCGACGAACCTGGTTTTCACCGGCACGCCGTCAAATGGCGTTCCTTATCCCCTGTTTTCTTACGGATCCGGTTCAGTCACCGGTCTATCGAACCTGTCTTCCTCCGGATTCCGCACCAACATCTCCGCCGACATCGCCAACCAGCGGATCATGGGGACTGTCACTACTGCCAATTTGACCTGGAATACCAGCAGCGGCACGTGGGCAGTGAACACCGGCGGGTGGACGGGCGGAGCGACCAGCTATTTCAACGGTGATACCGTCACCTTCAATGAGCGTCCGGCTGCGAGCACAGTGACGCTCAACGGGGTGCTATTGCCTGCCTCGGTCGTGGTGAACAACACCAGCAACCCGTATGTCTTCACCGGGACCGGTTCGATCGGCGGTGAAGCTATCTTGACCAAGAGTGGCGCAGGGGCGCTTACCCTTGCGACTGCCAACTCCTATACGGGCGGAACGATCCTCGGAGGCGGCACCCTGAATCTCGACAACGCTTCGGCGCTGGGAACGGGCCTGCTGACCATCAACGGCGGCACGCTTGATAACACCAGCGGTGACGCGATCGTGATGACAGGCAACTTCCCGCAACTGTGGAATGCCGACATCAACTTCACGGGCACCCATAGCCTCGACATGGGCACGGGCGGAGTGGCCATCGTCGGCACGGTGGAAACCGACCGCGCCGTCACGATTGCTGCAAACACGCTCGGTGTGGGGGAAATCACTTCCACGGCCCTCGGCCTGATCAAGCAAGGCCCGGGCACGCTCACGGTGAACACCTTGGGCATCCAAGCGAACGGCAGCGTAATTGCCGGAACCTTGAATGTGGCTGCCGGGGCTCTCCAGATCAACCGGACGGGTGGTACGGACCCCACTAGCGGCGACTTCACCGCGGCTGGGATCGACGGCACGGGCACGATTTCCAACGGCGCTGCCGTGGAACGCTGGCTGATCATCAACACCGCCGGCAACAATACCTTCAACGGCACGCTGACGAACGGCGGCACCGGTGGGCTCGGCTTCGACAAGCAAGGAACCGGCAGCGTCACGCTGTCCGGAACGCTCTCCTACACCGGCACCACGACGGTGGACGCCGGCACCCTGAGCATCCCGGTGGCGAATACGGGCACGGGCACTGGTGCCTCCGTGAACGCAGGCACCCTGGTCCTGGGAAATCCAGCGGCCCTCGGCACGCCGGCCAATCCGGCGGCTCCGAACACCATCCGGCTGGCGGGCAACGCCGTTTCGACCCTCGACCTCGCGCACGATGGCGGCGGCCCTACCTACGGCTTCGTTTTTGGCACGACGACCAACGCGACGATCCTCGTCAACCGTGCGACGGCGGGCGCTGGTCTTAACCACACTCTGATGACCGTCGGCGCTGCGGGAGTGGGCGCGGGCACCCTTACGGTCTCCAGCGGTGCCAATGTCACCTCCGGAACGAGCCGCCTCACCTTCACCCAATTCGGGCTCGGTGCCGATACGGTGCAGACGACGGTGCTCAATCCCACGACCGCGAGCGTCATTGTGGGTGCCGTTTCGAAAGTGGTGAACGCCACCGCCCAGACCCTCGAACTGGGTGGCACCAGCGTGGACAACCAGATCACCGGCCTGATCGCCAATGGCACGGCCACCGTCTCGGTGGGCAAGTCGAACAGCAGCACTTGGACGATCTCCGGGGCGAACAACACCTACACCGGGGGCACCCGGATTGGCGCTGCCAACGGCGCCGGAGTCCTGCGCGCCACGGCGAGCGGAGCGCTTGGCACCGGCACCATCTCCTTCGACGGTTCCGGCGGCGCTGCCCCAGGCGGCCCTACCAGCCGGTTGGAGCTCTCGAACGGGATCACGCTTGCGAACGCGATCACGCTCAACCAGCGCAACAACGCCAGCGCGGCTATCCTCAACGTCAGCGGCAACAACACGCTCAGCGGTGCCATCGACCTCAATATCGGCGGTAACCGGGCCAATATCCAATCGGATGCCGACCTGCTGACGCTGTCCGGGCCGATTCTGACCACCACCGCTAACACGCGTAACCTCTACCTCGGCGGGGCGGGCAATGGCTTGGCGAGTAACGCCATTTCCAACGGCACCGGCACCCTCAACCTGACCAAGGAAGGCACCGGCACCTGGACGCTGACCGGGACCAACATTTATACGGGAACCACCACGGTCACCGATGGCACCCTGAGCATTGCCCAGGCCACGCTCTCGAACACCGCTGCCGTCACCGTGGGCACCACGGCGGTGCTCAACCTGACGCATGGTGCGACCGACACGGTGGACCGCTTCTTCATCGGCGGGGCCGAGCAAGCCTCTGGCACCTGGGGTAGCCTGACTTCCTCGGCCACCAACAAGACCGCCCGCATTACCGGCTCCGGGATCCTGTTCGCGACGAATGGCGTGGCAGTCAGCGGCTTCGGCTCGTGGGGAACCGCACTCGGCCTCACCGCCGGTGTGAACGACGGTGTCGCCCAGAGCCCGGACAACGACGGCTTCGAGAACGGCACCGAATACATCCTCGGCGGCCACCCGCTCAACGGCAGCAACAATCCGAAGATCTACTCCCTGATCGCCGACAGTGACGACGCTGGCAGCGAGAAGGAGCTGATCATGACGATCGCGGTGCCGCAGGGCACACCGGCCTTCCCGGCGGGATCGCCGACCTCGACGGTCACCTTCGAGGGCTTCGGCATCACGGTCCGCGGCTCCACCGACCTCGCCACCTACCCGGTGACGGTGAATCCGGTGGCTGCGGTCATCCCGGCCGGAGCAACCAATCCGCTGGTTCAAGGCGGCATCACTTACGAATACCGCTCCTTCAGTCTCGGCGGATCGAACGGCACCACCGGCAAGGGCTTCCTGCAGGTGATCGTGACGAATCCAGCGCCATGATCGATCTGACCACCCTTCTCTTGGGTTAATGGGTTGCCGGGAACCGTGGGAACGGTTCCCGGCCTTTTTTTGCCCTCGGGATAGACTACCGCGGAAGCATGGGGCCCCACGGCGGCCCCTTCTTTTCCGGGAATCGACACGGGCGTGGCTTCGCTCCATGGTCCCGCCCGTGAAGCCAACTGACCTCACCCTGCTCGGCCACTCCGAGAACCGCCTGCCGGCGAGCCCGGACGAGGCGACGCTGGAGACGTTTCCGAATTGCCGGCCCGGCCGGAAGTTCTGGATCACGCTCGATTGCCCGGAGTTTTCCTCACTGTGTCCCGTCACCGGCCAGCCCGACACCGCGCACATCGTGATCCGCTACGTTCCCGGCGAGCGCTGCGTGGAAACGAAGTCGCTCAAGTTCTACATGGCCTCGTTCCGCAACCTGCCGGCCTTCAACGAGGAGATCGTCAACCGCGTGCTCGATGATCTGGTCGAGGCGATGCAGCCAGTCGAGATCACGGTGAGCGGCAAGTTCGGCGCCCGCGGCGGGATCCAGCTTACGTGCGAGGCGAGTCACCCGGAGAGTTGAAGTTCCAAGTAAGAAGTTCCAAGTGCCAATGAAGACTGTGGTCTTGCTGAGTGGCGGGATGGATTCCGTCACTGCCTTTTACCAAGTGCTCCGCGAGCATGATGTGGTCGCGGCGCTGTCGTTCGACTATGGCTCGAAGCACAACGCTTGTGAGATTCCCTTCGCGAAGCTGCATGCGGAACGAGCCGGTGTGCCGCATCGGACGATCGATCTCGGGTTCATGAACGAGTGCTTCGCCTCCGACCTGCTGAAGAGCGGCGGCGATATTCCTGACGGCCACTATGCCGAGGAGAACATGAAGCGGACGGTGGTGCCGTTCCGCAATGGCATCATGCTCGCTGTTGCTTGTGGCTTTGCTGAGAGCGTCGAGGCGGATGCTTTGGCGATCGCGGCTCACTCGGGCGATCATGCGATTTATCCGGACTGCCGGGAGCCCTTTATGCAGGGCATGGCCGCTGCGATGGAGGCGGGCACTTATGCACGCATCCAACTGCTGCGGCCGTTCATCGCGATGGACAAGACGGGCATTGCCCGGCGTGGCGTGGAGCTGGGGATCGACTTTGCCGAGACGTGGTCCTGCTACAAGGGCGGCGAGATTCATTGCGGGACCTGCGGGACCTGTGTGGAGAGGCGGGAGGCGTTCCTGTTAGCCGGACTTCCCGATCCGACGGTCTATCTGGCGACGCCGGAGATTCCGGAGGCTCCGAGGTAGAGGCGGTGCGTGACCGCTGGAAGCTGGGGGTCGGCCGCATCGGAGACAGACGGGCGACACGTGGGCACAATGTTGCGGCCTGTGCCGCTGAAGTGCGACGGTCATAGACCGACGCTACATTTCATTTCACCGTGTAACGCGAGGGGCCTTCCGAGGGCTTTGGAATCTCCATCATCTGGTCGTAGTCGCCTTCCTCGCAGCAGCGCACGAAGCCTTCGGCATAGCTCTTCAGCTTGTCCCAGCACTCGCGGATTTCCTTCGCCTCTTTCTTGCTGATGGAGTGGTCGAGCGCGGCGGTGGAGATCTGTTGGAGGAGCACGGAGAACTGGCCGACGATCTCGTTGGTCGCCGGCAGCACTTGGAAGCCCTTTTCGCAGGAACTCTTCGGGTTCCGCACGAAGTAGCCGCCGGTCTGTTGGCAGAGCCACTCTACGATCCGCAGGTCGCTGCTCAGCTCGATGATTTTCATCAGCCGGTCGAGGGGGTTGCGGCTGCCGCTGCCGTCATCGCTTTGCTTCTCCGCCCACTTGTAGACGAGCGAGAGCGAGATGCCCAAGTCCGAGGCCACGGCTTTGGGGCTGGTTTTGGCGAACGCGTTGCGCAGCACTTCATGGCTTTCCATGCGCGCGACCCTAGCAGGTGCGCGGGCGCTGCAAATGCGAAATTATAACCGTCAAACCTCCGCCATATCTGCCGCCGTCGCCAGTGACAGGGCTGCGATGTCTTCCACCTCCGCAACTGACTGAACTTGTGCCAGCCGCTGGCGCAGCTCCTTGGCCCCCGGAAAGCCCTTGCAGTAGGCCATCAGGCGGGCGCGCATGGACATCATCGCGTGCTTTTCCGCGCCGTACCGTGCGCTGTTCACCGCGAGCCGGCAGTGGCGCAGGACCAGCGACCAGCGGTCCTCGAGCGGCACCGGAGGCAGCGTTTCGCCGGTCTCCAGGAAATGTTTCGCCTCGCG
This sequence is a window from Luteolibacter arcticus. Protein-coding genes within it:
- a CDS encoding phage regulatory CII family protein, whose protein sequence is MESHEVLRNAFAKTSPKAVASDLGISLSLVYKWAEKQSDDGSGSRNPLDRLMKIIELSSDLRIVEWLCQQTGGYFVRNPKSSCEKGFQVLPATNEIVGQFSVLLQQISTAALDHSISKKEAKEIRECWDKLKSYAEGFVRCCEEGDYDQMMEIPKPSEGPSRYTVK